The region TCGCCGACGCTTACGTGGTGGCAGAGCGAGTTCGTGAGAGTACGAGCGGAATACGATCACTTGAGCGGCATCGAAGGCGGAGATGGCAGCGGCAGGTTCTTACTGCAGGTGACGTTTGCAATGGGTCCACACAAGCACGCTACCTACTAGGGGCGAGGAGAGAATGATGATGACTGCAAAGAACGTCTGGATCCTCCCGATCCTAATGGTCACAGGAATGTCGCCAGGTCTCGCTGATCGAGGGGACGGCAATCCGGTCGATCAGGCCGCCCGGGCGCCGGTTCAGGTGGTTGCGACTCTGCCCGTCTACGCGGCGATCGCTCACGCCATAGGCGGAGCTGAAGTCGAAGTGAGCTCGATCGCCGACCCAAACGAAGACTCCCACTTCGTTCGACCGAAGCCCAGTTACGCCCTTGAACTCCGTCGGGCCGACCTCTTCATCACAACGGGCCTCGATCTCGAGCTGTGGGTCCCCGCCCTGCTGGACAAAGCCGGGAACTCTGCCGTGATGGAAGGGCGCCCTGGATACGTCACGGCATACACCGGAATCGAACTACTCGACATCCCCGCCTCGGCCGACCGCAGCCAGGGCGACGTGCACATCTTTGGGAACCCCCACCTGCACACCGATCCACTTCGGGCGCTGCAGATCGCGCGAAACATCACGGTCGGCCTGAAGCGCGTCGCGTCCGACCGCGCAACCCACTTTGATACGGGCCTCGCCGCCTACCAAGAGGAAACATATGAGCGCGTTTTTGGCTCTCGTCTCGTCGAGCTTCTGGGCGGCGAGACCCTCGAGCGACTCGCCCTGAACGGTGGCCTCTTCGGATTTCTTGAAAACAATGAATTCGAGGGTGCCCCGCTATCTGATGCCCTCGGTGGATGGTTATCGCAGGCGGAGGGACTTCGGGGGACCGACATCGTCTGCTATCACGTGAATTGGTCCTATTTCGAGGACCGCTTCGGTGTGAACTGCATCGAGTACGTGGAGACGAAGCCTGGGATTCCTCCCACGCCCCGGCATGTCGCTCATCTCATCAACGTCATGCGAGACAACGAGGTACCCTTCGTGGTCGCAGCCAGCTACTTCGACCGTGGGCGAGTCGAGACCGTTGCAGCCCGAGGAGATGTCCAGAGCGTGGTGGTCCCGATGCAGCCCATGTCCCGGCCAGGGATCGACACATATTTTGACTTGGTCGATCTCTGGGTGAGCGAACTCGTGACCGCAATACGATGAAGAAGCAGTCCACAACTGGGAGGCACCGACGGTGCTAGAACTGCTCTTTCCGCCATTCGTGATCGCGATGATCATCCTGCTGACGCATTCCTACTTCGGTCTGCACATCATTCAGCGTGAGGTGATCTTCGTCGACCTCGCCCTAGCACAGATCGCGGCACTTGGAAGCACGGTCGCCTTCATGACCGGAGCCGATCACGGATCCGTCGAAGGATACCTGTTCGCCTTCGGCTTCACGCTGGTGGGGGCGATGATCTTCTCCCTTACGCGAATGAAAGATTCCCCAGTCCCGCAGGAAGCTCTCATCGGTATCACCTTCGTGGTGGCGTCCGCCGCAGTGATCCTGCTCTCCAGCTTTTCTGCCGAGGGGACAGAGCATCTTCGAGAGACCATGACCGGCGCCTTGATCTGGGTGACTTGGCCAACAGTCCTGAAGGTAGGGATCTCCTACGGTGCCATCGGACTTCTGCATTTCCTGCTGCGGCGCACGATGCTG is a window of Longimicrobiales bacterium DNA encoding:
- a CDS encoding metal ABC transporter permease — translated: MLELLFPPFVIAMIILLTHSYFGLHIIQREVIFVDLALAQIAALGSTVAFMTGADHGSVEGYLFAFGFTLVGAMIFSLTRMKDSPVPQEALIGITFVVASAAVILLSSFSAEGTEHLRETMTGALIWVTWPTVLKVGISYGAIGLLHFLLRRTMLAISFAPERVTRLKTWDFIFYATFGVAITSSVQIAGVLMVFSVLVIPSVIAFFYTRDFTKALLIAWGAGTIAIVSGLGVSFTFDLTTGPVLVVSFGVILLIAMMFRKRFGVVVTDPSDRGLIVRMFAEDAAEVS
- a CDS encoding metal ABC transporter substrate-binding protein, producing the protein MMMTAKNVWILPILMVTGMSPGLADRGDGNPVDQAARAPVQVVATLPVYAAIAHAIGGAEVEVSSIADPNEDSHFVRPKPSYALELRRADLFITTGLDLELWVPALLDKAGNSAVMEGRPGYVTAYTGIELLDIPASADRSQGDVHIFGNPHLHTDPLRALQIARNITVGLKRVASDRATHFDTGLAAYQEETYERVFGSRLVELLGGETLERLALNGGLFGFLENNEFEGAPLSDALGGWLSQAEGLRGTDIVCYHVNWSYFEDRFGVNCIEYVETKPGIPPTPRHVAHLINVMRDNEVPFVVAASYFDRGRVETVAARGDVQSVVVPMQPMSRPGIDTYFDLVDLWVSELVTAIR